CTCTCGCAGGACCCGACCAGTTCGCCGACGGTCTCGAGGTTCCCGGCGATCTCCTCGAGGCTCTCGGTCCGGCGGAAGTGATACACCGTCACTCCCGTCCGTCGCAACTGTGCGACGGTCTGGGCGTCGGTGGCGTTGGCGGCCAGCACGAGGTCGGGTTGCAGGCCGACGACGCGCTCGACAGTCCCGCCACCGCTGATGTTCCCCACGTCCTCACGGCCGTCGAGATAGGCGGTGTACTGGTTCTTCTGCATCCCGACGACCCGGTCCCGTGCACCGACCTCCCAGAGCAGTTGCGCGTCGCTGGGCTGGAGCGCGACGATCCGCTCGGGACGCTCCGCGAGCTCGACGGCGGTCCCCGTCCCGTCCGTCCGCGTCACCGGGAACGAACAGTCGTCCTGTGCCGCGTGGGCCGCGACGTCGTTCGGTTCGGCTGCCGGCTCAGCGTCCACCAGATCGCCGTTCGCCGCGTCGACGCTCGACGCGTCACCTGTCGCCGGACCGACGGCCACGGCACCGGCGACGGCCAGTACGGCGGCCGCGAGCAAGAGTACGCGTGCGTTCATCGTGGTCAGGCTGGGACCGTATCCAATAAGTATTTGCCTACTGCAATCCAGGTTGGAAACTATGCACACGGGCGCGCGGACCGTCTACTGGTCGGCCTGCCTGTCCGTCCTCCTCGTGGCTGTCACCCTCGCGAGCGCCACGGTCGGCCCCGTCGACATCGCCGCCGTCACCGTCGCGAAGGCGACGCTCAACGCCGTCGGGATCCCCGCCGGCCTCTCCGTCTCAATCGAGGCCGCCGGGATCTTCGGTGCGTCCGTTCCGGTGCCCGTCCCCGACGTGTCGTATTTCTACCCGTTCTCGCTGACGATTCCCGAGACCAGCGAGATCATCGTCCGCCAGGTGCGCCTCCCCCGGATCGCGCTGGCGGCCGTCGTCGGGTTCGCACTGGCCTCGGCGGGCGCCGTCATGCAGGGCTTCTTCCGGAACCCGATGGCCGATCCGTCGATCATCGGCGTCTCCTCTGGCGCGGCGGTCGGCGCCGTCGCGACCATCGCCTTCCCGCTCGCGATCCCGTTCGGCCTCCGGCCCGCCGCCTTCGTCGGCGCGATCGTGGCCGCCTTCGGCGTCTACCTGATCGCCAGCGAGGGCGGTCGAACGCCGGTGGCGACGCTCCTGCTCGCCGGGGTCGCCGTCCAGACGCTGCTGGGCGCGATGGTCTCCTACATGCTCTTGCACTCCGGCCGCAGCCTCCGTGAGGCCGTCTACTGGCTGATGGGCCAGCTCTCGAACTCCACGTGGGCCGAAGTCGAGGTGACGCTCCCGCTCGCCGTCCTCTCCTTCCTCGTCCTCTACGCATACGCGGGTGACCTGAACGTCCTCCTGCTCGGCGAGACCGACGCGCAGACGCTCGGCATCGAAGTCGAGCGAACCAAACGAATCCTGCTCGCCGTCGCCAGCGTCATCACCGCCGCCGCGGTGGCCGTCGCCGGCGTCATCGGTTTCGTCGGCCTGATCGTCCCCCACGTCATGCGACTGCTCGTCGGCCCCGACCACCGCATCCTGCTCCCGACGAGCGCGCTCGCCGGCGGGGCCTTCCTCGTCGCGGCCGACACCGTCGCCAGGGCCGGCCCCGCCGAGGTGCCGGTCGGCATCGTCACCGCCGCGCTCGGGGCGCCCTTCTTCCTCTACCTGCTGCGCAGCCGGGAGGTGCACGCACTGTGATCGACGTCACCGACCTCACCGTCTCCCGCGGCGACGTCACGGTCTTCTCGGACGTCTCGCTCTCGGTCGCCGACGGCGAGTTCGTCGCGCTCGTCGGCCCCAACGGCGCGGGCAAGACGTCGCTCCTCCAGGCGATCAACGGCGTCCTCGACCCCGAGTCGGGGTCCGTCGCGGTCGACGGCCGCCCCGTCGCGGACTGCTCGGCGCGAGAACTCGGCCGGCTCGTCGCGACCGTCCCGCAGGACACCCACGTCGGCTTCGACTTCACGGTCGAGGACGTCGTCGCGATGGGCCGGACGCCCTACCACACCCGACTCGGGCGGACGGACTACGAGGCGGACCGGCGCCACGTCCAGCGGGCGCTCGATCGGACCAATACCAGGCAGTTCGCCGATCGGTCCGTCGACGGGGTCAGCGGCGGCGAGCGCCAGCGCGTCCTCCTCGCTCGCGCGCTGGCCCAGGACGCCCCCGCGCTCCTGCTCGACGAACCGACGGCCAGCCTCGACGTCAACCACCAGGTCGAGACCCTCTCGCTCGTCGCCGACCTGGCGAACTCGGGGACGGCCACCCTCGCGGCGATCCACGACCTCGACCTGGCCGCCCGCTTTTGCGACCGGATCGTCCTGCTCGCCGACGGCGGCGTCGTCGCGAGCGGCACCCCTGAGTCGGTCCTCGACGCCACGGCTCTGGGCGCCGCCTTCGACGCCGACGCGGCCGTGGCGACTCATCCCACGACGGGGACGCCGACCGTCACCGCACTCGCGGATCGACGCGCGAGCGACCTGACCGTCCACGTCGTCGGCAGCGGCCGAACCGGTGCCCGCGTGATCGCGCGACTCGACGACGCCGGCGTCACCGTCACCGCCGGGCCGCTCCCGGCGGGCGATCTCGCCGCCGAGACGGCGCGGGCCCGGGGGCTGGAGCGCGTGACGGCTCCCGCCTTCACCGCCATCGACACCGAAATCCGAGAGCGGACCTGCCGGCTCCGTGACGACGCCGACCTGACCGTGGCCGCCGATCCCCCGAGCGCCGACGGCGTCGCGGCACTCCTGGACGCGCCGACGCCGGTCGTCACCGTCGACGGTGAACCCGGCGCGAACGGGGCGACGGGAGTCGCGAGCGTCGACGGCATCGTCGGCGCAGTCACGACGCTGGCGACCAGGCGGGAGCTCTCGGCGGACGACTAGTCGATCGCCGGCGGGTCAAGAGCGTCGACCGTCAGTTCAGGAAAGATCGACGGTCAGCACCGGCACCGACGCGTCGGCCACGACCTTCTCGGCGGTGCTCCCGAGGATGTTCTGGGTGTAGTCCTGGCCCTGCGTGCCCATCGTCACGACGTCGATGCCCTCCTCGTCCGCGTAGGCGACGATCTCCTCGGCCGGCGTCCCCCGTCGGATGGCGGTGACCGCCTCCAACCCCGCGGCTTCGAGTCGCTCGGCGACCGACTCGACCGCCTCGGTACCCTCCGCACGCAGGTCCTCCAGCACGTCCGCTTTCATCCCGTCGTCGAGCGTCAGGAACGCCCGGTCGTCCACGACGTAGAGGACGTGAACGGTCGCGCCCTCGGCCGGGGCGGTGTCGATCGCACGGTCGACGACGGCGTCGAACCCCTCTCCGCCGTCGGTCGGGACCAGCATGTCGTCGTACATACCCGGAAATTTTCGCCCGGGCGACACACGCCTTTCGGTCTCGCGCCGCCGCGCCACGGACAGTTTCAGGACGAGAAACTCCGCCCCGGCTTATACCACCCCCGAAGCGGTGGTTCCGGTATGGGATTCGAAATCAACGGTCCGTCCAGCCCGCTCGGAATTGCCCTCTTGGTGCTGGGCGGCCTCGCGCTGGTCGGATACGGCGGGTACAGCTACGTCGAGCAGTCCTCGGCGCTCGACGCGGCGGTCGAGGTGAACGCGACGGTCACGTCGACCGGCGTCGAGGAGGTCGACAAGCGCCGCGGTGTGGCTTACAAACCCCAGGCGACGTTCGAGTACACCTACGAGGGGCAATCCCACACGGCCTCGAACGTCTACCCGGGTCCGCTCAGCCGGGATTTCGGAACCGAGGACGCCGCACGGGAACAGCTCGAAGGGTACGAACAGGAGGACGATGTGACGGCCTACGTGGCACCGGACGCGCCCGGCGAGGCCTTCCTCCTGCGCGAGCGCAGTAACAAGCCCTTCCTCGTTATCGGCATCGGCCTCCTGCTGACCCTGGGGGGGCTGTACTCGGGCCGGAACCGCTGAGAAGCGGGTCAGAGGAGGGTACGTCTCTATATGACCGTCCCGTGTTTCTTGCTCGGGCGATCCTTCTCGACGTCCTCGTAGAAGGCAAAGCGGGCGGCCAGTTCCGTCCGGAGGTCGCTGGGCGGGATTATCTCGTCGATGACCACCTCGCTGGCCATCCGGTGGACGTCGATGTCCTCGCGGAACTGCTCGCGGAGTTCCCGCTCGCGTTCGGCCCGCTCCTCGTCGTCCTCGATAGCCGCCAGCCGGTTCGCGTAGACCGCGTTGATCGCCGCCTCGGGCCCCATGATCCCGATCTCCCCCGACGGGAGCGCGATGGTGGATTCGGGATCGTAGGCGGGGCCGGACATGGCGTAGATCCCCGCCCCGTAGGCCTTCCGGACGACGACGCACTGCTTGGGCACCGTGGCCGCCGAGGTGGCGTAGATCATTCTTTTGCCCTGTTCGAGGATGCCGTCCTTCTCGACGTCCGACCCGGCCATGAACCCCGGCGTGTCACAGAGGTACATGAGGGGGACGTCGTAGGCGTCGCAGGTCCAGACGAACTGGGCGGCCTTCTCGGCGGCGTCGGGGAAGATGGCCCCGGCGCGGCGGGCTGGCTGGTTGGCGACGATGCCGACCGGCCGACCGTCGACCCGGGCGAAGCCGGTCAGGATCTCCGCGCCGTACTGGGGCCGCAACTCGAAGAACGAGTCGGCGTCGACGACCCGCTCGATGACCCGGGTCATGTCGTAGCCCTTGTTCGGTTCCGCGGGAACGACCGAGTCGATTCCAGTCGGGGATTTCGCCGGCTCGGTCCCGGCCGTTTTCGGCGGTTTCTCGTCGCTGTTGTCCGGGAGGTAGGTGAGCAGTTGCGCGACCAGTTCGCGGGCGTGGGCCTCGTCCTCGGCGATCAGGTCCGCGCTGCCGGTGTGGCGGGCGTGCATCTCCGCGCCGCCCAGGTCCTGCAGGTCGATCTGTTCGCCGGTGACCATCTCGACCATCCGCGGGCTGGCGATGGCCATCGCGCTCACGTCCCGGACCATCACGGTGAAATCTGCGAAGATGGGGGTGTAGGCCGCGCCGGCGATGCAGGGGCCGTAGAGGACGCAGATCTGCGGCACGCGGCCCGAGAGCCGCGAGTGGTTGTAGTAGTATTTGCCGATCCCCTCGCGGTTGGCGAAGAAGCCCGACTGCTGGTCGATCCGGCCCCCCGAGGAGTCCATCAGGTAGAGGACGGGCTTGCCGGTCTTCAGCGCGCGCTGTTGCATCCGGAGGAACTTCTCGACGCCTTTCTCGGCCATGCTTCCGGCTTTCACGGTGAAATCGTTGGCCATGAAGTGGAGGTCCCGGTCCTCGAACTCCGCGGCGCCGGTCAGCAGGCCGTCGGCGGGGAGGCGGTCGCCGTCTTCTTTGCCGTGGAATGCATCGAAGTTCGCGAACTTCCCGTCCTCGAAGGCCACCCCGTCATCCCCGAACCAGAGATCGAGCCGGTCGCGGACGAACAGCTTCCCCTGCTCCTCGAGGCGGTCGCGGTACTTCTCGGGGCCGCCCGCTTCGATGTCTTCGATCTCCTCGCGCAGGCGACGCTCCCGGTCGGTCGGCCCGAGATCTTCGGCATCTCCGGGCTCGCCGCCGTCCGAACCGTCGCTCGCGGAGTGGGTGAGCGCGGGTTCGGAGGCGTCGCCGACGTAGAGTTCGACCGTGTCCTCGACGTGCTGGGCGAGCGCCTCGGCGATGGCAGCGATCTCGTCGTCGTCGGCGCCCCCCGGGATGCGGACCTTCATTGGCCACGACTGTGTCCAGCGGCGTGAAACCGTTTTCCCCCGTCACGTGACGCGACCGCAGCCCGATAGCGGCGCGGCTGCCGCCACCGGTACCGTCACAACGCCGGCGCGAGACACGGAGATATGACCGAGGACGCGGACGACTCCGAACGGGACCGACGACTCGTCGCGGGCTGGCAGGGCCGTTTCTTCGAGGACTTCAGCGTCGGCGACGTCTACAAACACCCCTACGGCCGGACGGTGACCGAGACCGACAACGTCTGGTTCACCAACCTGACGATGAACGCCAACCCGATGCACTTCAACGAGGCCTACGCTGCCGAGACGGAGTTCGGCGAGCGCCTCGTCGACGGCACCTTCGTCATCGCCCTCGTCGTCGGGATGAGCGTGATCGACGTCTCCGCGAACGCGACGGCGAATCTCGGCTACGACGACGTGCGCCACCACGCCCCGGTGTTCCACGGCGATACCCTGTTCGCCGAGAGCGAAGTGCTCGACAAACGGGAGTCCGAATCGAGGGAGCACGTCGGCCTCGTGACCACGGAACTCCGGGCGTTCAACCAGGACGACGAACTGGTGCTCTCCCTGGAGCGGACGCCGATGGTACTCAAACGCGAGTTCGCCGAGCCCTCCGCGGCGGCGCCGACGGGGTGGCCAGATGGCATCGGCACCCAGCCGGAGGACCTGCAGTGACCCCGCCGTCACGGATCGAGGGCGACCTCCCGGTCGTCGACGCCGCGACGGCCGCTGCCGGGATCGACGCCGACGCGACCGTCCTGACCAGCGGGTTCGGCAGCGTCGGCTACCCCAAGGCGGTCCCCCTTGCGCTGGCCGAATCCGACCGGGACCTCTCGCTGACGGTCGTCAGCGGGGGGAGCGTCGGGAAGGAGATCGACGTGGCGCTCGTCGAGGCCGACGCCATCGAGCGACGGTTCCCCTACCAGGCCAGACCGCCGGCCCGCGAGGCCGTCAACGACGAGTCGATCGCCTTCGCCGACCGGCACATCGCGACGCTGGCCGACGAGGTTGCCTTCGGCGGGCTCGCCGACCCCGACGTGGCCGTGGTCGAGGCGGTCGCCGTCGGCGCGGACTGGCTGGTCCCCTCGACCTCGCTCGGGCACACCGCGGCGTGGGTCGAGCAGGCCGACGAGTTGATCGTCGAAGTCAATCGCGCGCAGCCGCGGGACCTCGCCGCGTTCCACGACGTGTATCGGCCCGAAAATCCGCCGGACCGCGACCCCGTACCGCTCTCGGAGCCGGGCGAGCGCATCGGCGAGTCGCGGATCCGGTTCGACCCCGAAGACCTGACCGCCGTCGTCGAGACCGAGCGCCGCGACGAGCCCTACGAGTTCCGCGATCCGACCGACGCCGACGGGGCGATCGCGGCTCACCTCCGGGAGTTCCTCGAGGCGGAAGTCGAGCGGTCGCCCATCTGTACCGACTCGGTGCGCCTCCAGTTCGGCGTCGGTAGCCTCGGCAACGCCCTGATGGGTGCGCTGGGGGACGCGGACTTCGGCGACCGCGACCTCGTGTACTTCGGGGAGGTGATCCAGGACGGCCTGCTCGACCTGCTCGACGACGGACGCCTGCGGTCGGCCAGCGCAACCTCGCTGGCCCTCTCGGAAGCAGGGCAGGACCGCCTGTTCGCCGACGCCGACCGCTACGCCGAGGACGTGGTACTCAGACCCGCCGACGTCTCGAACCGGGCCGCCCTGATCGACCGGATGGGAGTGATCGCGGTCAACAGCGCCCTCGAAGTCGACGTGTACGGGCACGTCAACTCCACGCACGTCGACGGGTCGCGGGTGCTCAACGGGATCGGTGGGAGCGCCGACTACACGCGCAACGCCGCGCTGTCGGTGATCGCGCTCCCGTCGACGGCCGCCGGCGGCGACCTCTCACGGGTCGTCCCGATGGTCCCCCACGTCGATCACACCGAACACGACGTCGACGCCGTCGTCACCGAACACGGCGTGGCCGACCTCCGGGGAACCAGCCCGCGGGAACGCGCCCGCCTGCTGATCGAAAACTGCGCCGACCCGGACTACCGCGAGCGACTGGAGGCGTACCTCGACCGCGCGCTCGACGGTGGTGGCCACGAACCGCACGACCTCGATGCGGCCTTCGACTGGACGGGGTGAGAAAAGCAGCGACGGACGCTACGCGAGCGCGGCTTCGAGCCGCTCGATCAGTTCCGTATTGCCGACGTGGACGGGGACGCGCTGGTGGAGTTCGTCGGGTTCGACCTCCAGCAGCGACTGCTCGCCGTCCGACGACCGCCCGCCTGCGCACTCGACGATGTGGGCGATCGGGTTGCCCTCGAACTGCAGGCGGAGTTTGCCGTTCTCGGCCGAGGTAAGTGAGGGATAGGCGAAGATGCCGCCGTACTCGATGACCTGGCTGACGTCGCCGATCATCGCGCCGCCGTAGCGAAGTTTCAGTTCGTCTTCGATTTCGCGGACGAACGCCTCGAAGTCCTCGTGCCAGTCCGGGACGCGGCCACCGAAGCCGTAGACGACCGGATCATCCGGAATGGTCACGTCCTCGTCGACGACGCGCCGCTCGACGCCGTCGTCGGTCTCCTCGACGACGGACTCGGTCACGGTGCCCTCGCGGGCCAGTACGAACGTCGTGATCGGGCCGTAGAGGACGTAGCCCGAGGCGACGAGCGCCGACCCGGGCGCGGGGATCGGCTCGTCGTACACCGCGACGATGGTCCCCATGACGTTGTTGGACTTCAGGTTCGAGGAGCCGTCGAGCGGGTCGCAGGCGACGTGGAAGTCCCCCTGGCCGCTCTCGACGACGTCCTCGCGCTCCTCGCTGGCGTAGCTGGCTACGCCGTCGATGGCGAGCAGGCGCTCTTCGAGTAACTGGTCGGCGTGGAGGTCGGCCGCCAGCATCTGCTCACCCGAGGGGTTCTCGTCGGTCTCGTACTCGCGTCTACCGGTCAGGCCGGCCCGGACCTCCGGGGCGGTCTCGGCGACGGCGTCGACGATCCGCGAGACTGCGTCGCGCATCTATTCGGCTTCGGGGGCCGCGCCCTCCGCGGCCGCGAGGGCGGCCTCGACGGAGGACTCCTCGAAGATCACCTGCTCCAGGGCGTCGAGGATGCGCTCGGGGTTCTCGCGCTGGAAGACGTTCCGGCCGACCGCCAGTCCCGCGCCGCCGGCGTCGATGACGCTCTTGACGTTCGAGAGGAACTCCTCGTCCGAGCGCTTCGAGCCGCCGGACATGACGACTTTCGTCTTGCCGGCCATTCTGACTGCTTCTTCCATCGCGTCCTGACTGCCGGGGTACTTGACCTTCGCCACGTCCGCACCCAGTTCCAGGCCCAGGCGGGCGGAGTAGGCGATGCTCTCGGGGGTCTTGGCGTTCCGGAGGCCCTGGCCGCGCGGGTAGGACCACATGACGACGGGCATGTCGTACTCGCGGTGGGCCCGCTCCTGGGCGTCGCGGAACTCCTCGACCATCTCGATCTCGTGGTTCGAGCCACCGTAGACGGTGAAGCCGATCGAGTCGGCGCCGACCTCGTGGGCGTAGTCGACCGTCCAGTTCACGGCGGAGTTGGGCTCGCCGCGCCAGAGGTTCGACGTGCCGTTTAGTTTCGCCAGCAGGTCCACGTCGTCCTCGTAGGAGGGGTAGTACGCTTCAGCGACGCCCTTCTGGACCGCGAGGGAGGTCACCGCGTCGTGGGTCGCCACGTCGAAGACGCGCTGGGGGTCCGCGCTCTCCGGTACGTCCTCGAAGTCGACCGGGCCGTGCTCCAGGCCGTGGTCGTACGCCAGGATCAGCACCTTCCCGTCCCGGGTCAGGGGGCTGTCGTCGATAGGGATCATCTCACCTCTTTCTCCCCCACGTTCGCTAATAATTGTGTTGGAGACGCCCGCGCGGGAGTTCACTCTGCTCCGAGTGAACGACCGGGCTCGGGTCGGCGCGGGACTGGTCATCGAAGCGGCAGGTGACGCTACACTTACCCACGCCGCGGTCGGAGTGACCCCATGCGCGAATTCGACGAGATCGAGACCTGGGGCGTCGTCGGCGCGGGAACCATGGGCCACGGCATCGCACAGGCGGCGGCCACAAGCGGCTACGACGTCGTCATGCGCGACGTCGAGGACGACCTCGTCCAGCAGGGACTGGAAGGCATCGAGTCCAGCCTCTCCCGGTTCGAGGAGAAGGGCAAATTCTCCAGCGAGGAGGCCGAGGCCGCACGGAACCGCGTGACCGGCACCACCGACCTCGCGGACCTCGCGGAGTGTGATTTCGTCGTCGAGGCCATCGTCGAGAACATGGACATCAAACGGGACGTGTTCGCGGACCTGGACGACACAGTTCCGGAGGACGTGGTGCTGGCCACCAACACCAGCACCCTCTCGATCACCTCCATCGCGAGCGCGACCGAGCGCGCGGACCTGATCGTCGGTCTGCACTTCATGAACCCCGTCCCGCTGATGGAGGGCGTCGAGGTCGTCGTCGGCGAGCGGACCAGCGAGGAGACGGTCCAGCTGGCCCACGACCTGGCCGAAGACGTGGGCAAGACCACCTGGGAGTCAGACGATAAGCCCGGGTTCGTCACGAACCGCGTCCTGATGCCCTGGATCGCAGAGGGCATCCGGGCCTTCGACGAGGGCGTCGCCGACAAGGCCGACATGGACCGCGGGATGAAACTCGGCACGAACGTCCCGATGGGCCCGCTCGAACTCGCCGACCACATCGGCCTGGACATCTGTCTGGACGCGATGGAGACGCTCCACGTGGAACTCGGCGACCGCTACCAGCCCCCCTACCTCCTCAAGCGGAAGGTCGAGGCCGGCGACCTCGGCAAGAAATCGGGGAAGGGATTCTACGACTACGAGGAATAGGACGCGCCGAAACTTTTTGTTTCCGAGTACACGTACATACACGTATGGGGACGAAGACGATCTCGCTCGCCGACGACGCGTACGAGCGCCTGAAGGCGGAAAAACGAGAGGACGAGAGCTTTAGCGACGTAGTCCGGCGGCTGACCGAAGGCGTCGAACTGGCCGAGTACTACGGTGTACTCGACGGGGAGACGGGTGAAGAACTCGCGGACGTCGTCGAATCGAGGCGAACGGAGCGCTCGGCGGAACACGACGACCGGGTCCGCGACGTCGCCGAGCAGTTCGACGGATGATTCTCGATACGTCGTTTCTCGTCGACGTGTTGCGGGGGGAGGAGGGAATCGACGAACTGCTGCAAACCGTCGACCGGAGTGGGCCGGCTCAGGTCAGTTCAGTCACGATCATGGAACTCTGGGAGGGGATTCACCTCGCTGATTCGTCAGGTGAGGAAAAACAGGTCGTCAGAGAGCTCCTGGAAGGGGTACACGAACTCCCGTTCGATCGCGAGTGTGCGATGGAGGCGGGTGCTATCAGCGCGGGTCTCCGACAGTCCGGACAGCAAATCGAAACCGCCGACGTGCAGATCGGTGCGGCCGCCCGTGTTTACGACGTCCCGGTCGTTACGAACAACGCCGATCACTTCGAGCGCATCGACGGCATCGAAGTGGTTCCTTACTGACGGAGAAATTACCCCTCGTCCAGCGCCCGTTCCAGCGATTTCACGTCCGCCAGCAGGGACTCGAACTCCTCGCTCACGTCCGCGCGGTCGCCGAACTGCAGTTCTGCGCGTTCCCTGAGTTCCACGGCGTCGCGCTCCAGGTCCTCGACCTGTGCCTGCAACTCGTCACGGCGTTCCAACAACTCCGCGACCTGCGCCGCCAGTTCGTCGAGATCCGCCTCCCCCACGAGATCGTACTCGTCGTAGAGGCCGGAGCCGATGGCGCCGTGGCCGGAGCCGGTCACTTCGTAGACGGTCCCTCCGTCGACTTCCGTCTCGGTGACGAGTCCGAGCGTCGAGAGCTGCTGACACCGGTTCGCGACGCGCTCGCGGTCCAGTCCGGTCGCGTCGACGAGCGCGTCCAGCCCGGCCCCGTCGCGTTCGTCGATCGCGCGCAACGCCGTGACGGCGGCCCAGTCCAGCACGTCCGAGAGCTCCGAGATCGTCGGCATACCTCCGGGGAGTCGGCCCGGCGGGGTAAGCGTTAATATCGCCCGTCTCGCGCCACGGCGCGGGTGGCGGTCGCCTTGAACGTCGAGACGACAGCGGTTCCGGGCGCCAGAGCCAGGCGCTCTACGCTCTCCGCGGTCACGAGCGCGGTGAGGGAGACGTCCGGATCGACGGCGATCGCGACGCGTGCGAGCGTCTCCCCGCGGTCGACCGATTCGACAGTTCCGTCGAACCGGTTGCGAGCGCTCGTGCCGCCCGGTTCGGGAGCCTCGGTTGGTCGGTTCAGCGTCACCGCGTCCGCCCGGATCGTGACGGCGACGTCGGTGCAGTCGGGGGGCGTCACAGCCCGGATTCTCCCGGCAGGGGTCTCGACGGTGGCGAGTTCCCCGTCGCGTTCGACGACCGTCCCGGAGACGACCGTGCGCTCGGCCTCGGCCACGCCGGCGAACTCGGCCCGGAGGCGGTCGAACGTCGCCAGCAACTCCCGCGCCCGGTCGGTGAGTTCGCTCCCGCCCCCGCCACCACCGCCGCGACTGCGTTCGACCAGCGGGCCGAACGCCTCCTCCAGTTCGACGACGCGGCGCTGGGCGTGCGCGTAGGAGCGGTCCAGCCGATCGGCGGCGGCGTTCAGCGATCCGTGCTCGGCGATAGCCGCCAGCAACTCCCGGTCCCGGCG
Above is a genomic segment from Halorientalis sp. LT38 containing:
- a CDS encoding PGF-CTERM-anchored ABC transporter substrate-binding protein → MNARVLLLAAAVLAVAGAVAVGPATGDASSVDAANGDLVDAEPAAEPNDVAAHAAQDDCSFPVTRTDGTGTAVELAERPERIVALQPSDAQLLWEVGARDRVVGMQKNQYTAYLDGREDVGNISGGGTVERVVGLQPDLVLAANATDAQTVAQLRRTGVTVYHFRRTESLEEIAGNLETVGELVGSCESARAEATEFRLAVERAQTAHENASGKPQALYAFFDFTTGSGTHIHDMIEAAGGVNVAAEAGIEGYRQVNPEIVADRDPEWIVYPDDWAVPDRAPYNGTTAVRENQTIALDYTFVSQPGPKVAVPLTKLAKTWHPEGLARANATVNESDVAPTNETTQSTEGTEADGPGFGVVAALLAVLAATALVGRRD
- the btuC gene encoding vitamin B12 ABC transporter permease BtuC, producing the protein MHTGARTVYWSACLSVLLVAVTLASATVGPVDIAAVTVAKATLNAVGIPAGLSVSIEAAGIFGASVPVPVPDVSYFYPFSLTIPETSEIIVRQVRLPRIALAAVVGFALASAGAVMQGFFRNPMADPSIIGVSSGAAVGAVATIAFPLAIPFGLRPAAFVGAIVAAFGVYLIASEGGRTPVATLLLAGVAVQTLLGAMVSYMLLHSGRSLREAVYWLMGQLSNSTWAEVEVTLPLAVLSFLVLYAYAGDLNVLLLGETDAQTLGIEVERTKRILLAVASVITAAAVAVAGVIGFVGLIVPHVMRLLVGPDHRILLPTSALAGGAFLVAADTVARAGPAEVPVGIVTAALGAPFFLYLLRSREVHAL
- a CDS encoding heme ABC transporter ATP-binding protein; the protein is MIDVTDLTVSRGDVTVFSDVSLSVADGEFVALVGPNGAGKTSLLQAINGVLDPESGSVAVDGRPVADCSARELGRLVATVPQDTHVGFDFTVEDVVAMGRTPYHTRLGRTDYEADRRHVQRALDRTNTRQFADRSVDGVSGGERQRVLLARALAQDAPALLLDEPTASLDVNHQVETLSLVADLANSGTATLAAIHDLDLAARFCDRIVLLADGGVVASGTPESVLDATALGAAFDADAAVATHPTTGTPTVTALADRRASDLTVHVVGSGRTGARVIARLDDAGVTVTAGPLPAGDLAAETARARGLERVTAPAFTAIDTEIRERTCRLRDDADLTVAADPPSADGVAALLDAPTPVVTVDGEPGANGATGVASVDGIVGAVTTLATRRELSADD
- a CDS encoding universal stress protein produces the protein MYDDMLVPTDGGEGFDAVVDRAIDTAPAEGATVHVLYVVDDRAFLTLDDGMKADVLEDLRAEGTEAVESVAERLEAAGLEAVTAIRRGTPAEEIVAYADEEGIDVVTMGTQGQDYTQNILGSTAEKVVADASVPVLTVDLS
- a CDS encoding DUF3592 domain-containing protein, with the protein product MGFEINGPSSPLGIALLVLGGLALVGYGGYSYVEQSSALDAAVEVNATVTSTGVEEVDKRRGVAYKPQATFEYTYEGQSHTASNVYPGPLSRDFGTEDAAREQLEGYEQEDDVTAYVAPDAPGEAFLLRERSNKPFLVIGIGLLLTLGGLYSGRNR
- a CDS encoding acyl-CoA carboxylase subunit beta, whose product is MKVRIPGGADDDEIAAIAEALAQHVEDTVELYVGDASEPALTHSASDGSDGGEPGDAEDLGPTDRERRLREEIEDIEAGGPEKYRDRLEEQGKLFVRDRLDLWFGDDGVAFEDGKFANFDAFHGKEDGDRLPADGLLTGAAEFEDRDLHFMANDFTVKAGSMAEKGVEKFLRMQQRALKTGKPVLYLMDSSGGRIDQQSGFFANREGIGKYYYNHSRLSGRVPQICVLYGPCIAGAAYTPIFADFTVMVRDVSAMAIASPRMVEMVTGEQIDLQDLGGAEMHARHTGSADLIAEDEAHARELVAQLLTYLPDNSDEKPPKTAGTEPAKSPTGIDSVVPAEPNKGYDMTRVIERVVDADSFFELRPQYGAEILTGFARVDGRPVGIVANQPARRAGAIFPDAAEKAAQFVWTCDAYDVPLMYLCDTPGFMAGSDVEKDGILEQGKRMIYATSAATVPKQCVVVRKAYGAGIYAMSGPAYDPESTIALPSGEIGIMGPEAAINAVYANRLAAIEDDEERAERERELREQFREDIDVHRMASEVVIDEIIPPSDLRTELAARFAFYEDVEKDRPSKKHGTVI
- a CDS encoding MaoC family dehydratase, which gives rise to MTEDADDSERDRRLVAGWQGRFFEDFSVGDVYKHPYGRTVTETDNVWFTNLTMNANPMHFNEAYAAETEFGERLVDGTFVIALVVGMSVIDVSANATANLGYDDVRHHAPVFHGDTLFAESEVLDKRESESREHVGLVTTELRAFNQDDELVLSLERTPMVLKREFAEPSAAAPTGWPDGIGTQPEDLQ
- a CDS encoding acetyl-CoA hydrolase/transferase C-terminal domain-containing protein translates to MTPPSRIEGDLPVVDAATAAAGIDADATVLTSGFGSVGYPKAVPLALAESDRDLSLTVVSGGSVGKEIDVALVEADAIERRFPYQARPPAREAVNDESIAFADRHIATLADEVAFGGLADPDVAVVEAVAVGADWLVPSTSLGHTAAWVEQADELIVEVNRAQPRDLAAFHDVYRPENPPDRDPVPLSEPGERIGESRIRFDPEDLTAVVETERRDEPYEFRDPTDADGAIAAHLREFLEAEVERSPICTDSVRLQFGVGSLGNALMGALGDADFGDRDLVYFGEVIQDGLLDLLDDGRLRSASATSLALSEAGQDRLFADADRYAEDVVLRPADVSNRAALIDRMGVIAVNSALEVDVYGHVNSTHVDGSRVLNGIGGSADYTRNAALSVIALPSTAAGGDLSRVVPMVPHVDHTEHDVDAVVTEHGVADLRGTSPRERARLLIENCADPDYRERLEAYLDRALDGGGHEPHDLDAAFDWTG
- a CDS encoding class 1 fructose-bisphosphatase, which produces MRDAVSRIVDAVAETAPEVRAGLTGRREYETDENPSGEQMLAADLHADQLLEERLLAIDGVASYASEEREDVVESGQGDFHVACDPLDGSSNLKSNNVMGTIVAVYDEPIPAPGSALVASGYVLYGPITTFVLAREGTVTESVVEETDDGVERRVVDEDVTIPDDPVVYGFGGRVPDWHEDFEAFVREIEDELKLRYGGAMIGDVSQVIEYGGIFAYPSLTSAENGKLRLQFEGNPIAHIVECAGGRSSDGEQSLLEVEPDELHQRVPVHVGNTELIERLEAALA